The following is a genomic window from Sutcliffiella horikoshii.
AATCGCTTCCATCGTTTGCTTCCATTGGTTGATGAGTGTCTGCTCTTTTGTAGAAAACGGAAGATGTAAAAAGCCATACAAATCATTAACCGTCAGCCTGGCTTCAATCATGGTGTCCTCGATTGTTTCATACAAAATTTGTTCCTCGCTAAGAGAGGCCTTCTCTGTACCCGCAGGACTTTCGAACTTTTCCCACAGCTCAAAGAAATCACCCAGTTTGTTGGAATACTTTTGGAAGCGTTCCAATATAGAACTGGTTGGGGCAATCGCAAAAGTGTGTACCTGACGATCTTTACCACCTAGTAGCTTTTCCATTGCTTTAATGTCTCCTGTAAAAGCAACTTTTCCAACATCATACATTCCTTTACGTCCTGCTCGACCCGCAATTTGCTTTACTTCTTGCGAGGTCAGGCGTCTTCGTCTCGTGCCATCAAACTTTTCATTTTGCAAGAAGACTACTCTTCGAATGGGTAAATTCAAGCCCATCCCGATAGCATCTGTAGCAACAATAACAGTAGTTTCTCCATCTATAAAACGCTGCATCTGCTTTTTTCTTGTTTCAGGAGGCATGCTTCCATATATCATGCTGACCTGATGACCGTTGTTTTGAAGAATCGATGCCGTTTCTAGAACCCGCTTCCGAGAGAAACAGACAAGTGCATCCCCTCTTTTTGTATCCCTAAGAGTAAATGGCCGATCTTCAACTTGCAGAGGTGTGTCCCTTGTATATTCGTTCATTTCGATCGCCGCATTGCCTAATAGCTGCAGTACCATTTCTTTCATACTGAAGCTTCCGACAATGTGCACTTCATCCGCATTGGCCTTTGTAATGGCTTTGTACCAAGAGAACCCACGGTCCTTATCTGCAATCATTTGTGCCTCATCAATCACGATAACTTCATAATGATCTTTTTCATAAAACATTTCGACCGTACTTGAGAAATGGGTTGCACCCGGTGACAGTTTCTCTTCTTCCCCTGTTTTTAGCGAGCACGGTACTCCAGCAGAATTTAATGTATCGTAGACCTCCAATGCCAAAAGCCGCAGTGGAGCAAGATATAATCCGCTTTTGGCTTCTTTCATTCTCTGCAAAGCCTGAAATGTCTTTCCTGTGTTTGTTTCCCCAATATGTATGACATACCTTGTGCTTCTACCGTTCGAAGGAATATACTCCCTTCCGAAGATATCTTCTAACATCCTCTCCTCTTCTTTTTGTTTTCGGCGAATCTCTGCCAAAATCTCCTCTTCTTTTCGTTTCCTATCTTTGATATCTCTTTGTAGATACTCCTCATGTAGTTCGAAGTCAAATGGTTGTTCTGCCAGTTCAAGCAGATCCGTAACAAATTCATCTTGCAGTTGTTCCATATAATCATTGACCAATAAGTAGAAAGAGTTGGCAAG
Proteins encoded in this region:
- a CDS encoding DEAD/DEAH box helicase — encoded protein: MDKLDIIHSTSLDRTKYKIEEDIQQYFQTKEDLPTFVEYLEERKHYVEQIWYNVWLNKVTNDVARKEKKQILSERGFEVEGIDKKIINQLFKNEMREYEPFDAVEWLQNSSYTNPSVWEEKYIQARKDFQKRMEEKRLQLRMDAVTDAVDQEAHKIVEENQANYFLYVRHFVAKKVKEDLINNPKFEETESYRREEVLKEAGPMDASDYHTMRDFFSELTGAVHQSFDYYEEYLEYETYYFFYEKRITDYLFGFIPGLIMNELSEEILTDYETVTSEEFTVSKLRKLLANSFYLLVNDYMEQLQDEFVTDLLELAEQPFDFELHEEYLQRDIKDRKRKEEEILAEIRRKQKEEERMLEDIFGREYIPSNGRSTRYVIHIGETNTGKTFQALQRMKEAKSGLYLAPLRLLALEVYDTLNSAGVPCSLKTGEEEKLSPGATHFSSTVEMFYEKDHYEVIVIDEAQMIADKDRGFSWYKAITKANADEVHIVGSFSMKEMVLQLLGNAAIEMNEYTRDTPLQVEDRPFTLRDTKRGDALVCFSRKRVLETASILQNNGHQVSMIYGSMPPETRKKQMQRFIDGETTVIVATDAIGMGLNLPIRRVVFLQNEKFDGTRRRRLTSQEVKQIAGRAGRKGMYDVGKVAFTGDIKAMEKLLGGKDRQVHTFAIAPTSSILERFQKYSNKLGDFFELWEKFESPAGTEKASLSEEQILYETIEDTMIEARLTVNDLYGFLHLPFSTKEQTLINQWKQTMEAIVTREELPEPFMNKDSLENVELSYKSIGLHLLFLYRLERRTEATYWERIRESFSDEVHERLQTDVKMRTKQCSKCGKKLDPDFKYAVCDACHFSKLRKKHKNFSIKRPF